One Sebastes umbrosus isolate fSebUmb1 chromosome 6, fSebUmb1.pri, whole genome shotgun sequence DNA window includes the following coding sequences:
- the LOC119489287 gene encoding matrix metalloproteinase-19-like, with product MEKDPNRKMEYRLELMVLLVLLTAASSVALSREEFTEAVAYLRKYGYLHIPLDGKGRNHPPEEIVEALRIFQKATNLQLSGKLDSATLAMMNKPRCGLEDSFNDRSLKYRVMGHWKKKMLTYRIYSYTPDLGQTKTRLAIQSAFKYWSDVSPLRFKELRGGRADIKIAFHRKDKTCSVPFDGRGRVLAHADAPESGMVHFDADEVWTEGKTSGYNLRIVAAHEIGHALGLGHSQHHSALMGPVYNGYRSDFKLHSDDIRGIQALYGKPEKTPPSRKPSHSVPGVIPDPCRATVDAVMLGPLRKTYFFSGQYVWTVSSSGYNTPILISALWKELPGSLNAAVHSQRTSKSYFLKEDKIWRYSGFKLDHGFPKRLTNIPANIDSALYFNKNRKIIFFKGSGYWQWDEIGPSDFSSYPKPVGQLFHGAPSNTDAAFTWTDGHIYLFKGTQYWRVNQHHRSVEKALSTATHWMQCDD from the exons ATGGAAAAAGACCCAAACCGGAAAATGGAATACAGGCTGGAGTTAATGGTTCTTCTTGTTCTGCTGACAGCAGCTTCATCCGTCGCCCTGAGCAGAGAAGAGTTTACAGAAGCGGTG GCGTATTTAAGGAAGTATGGCTATCTTCACATCCCACTGGACGGTAAAGGCCGAAACCATCCACCTGAGGAGATAGTGGAAGCCCTAAG AATCTTTCAGAAAGCGACAAACCTGCAACTATCAGGAAAACTAGATTCAGCCACTCTGGCGATGATGAACAAACCTCGGTGTGGACTGGAAGACTCTTTCAATGACAGATCTCTTAAATATCGAGTCATGG GTCACTGGAAGAAGAAGATGCTGACCTACCGCATCTATAGTTACACCCCTGATTTGGGTCAGACAAAGACCCGTTTGGCCATCCAGAGTGCATTTAAGTACTGGAGCGACGTGTCACCTTTAAGGTTCAAGGAGCTGCGAGGAGGACGAGCGGACATCAAAATCGCCTTTCACAGGAAAGACAAGACGTGTTCAGTTCCCTTTGATGGAAGAG GTCGTGTTTTAGCCCACGCTGACGCCCCTGAGTCAGGCATGGTGCATTTCGACGCAGATGAAGTGTGGACAGAGGGGAAGACCTCCGGCTATAACCTGAGGATTGTTGCAGCCCACGAGATCGGCCACGCTCTCGGCCTGGGCCACTCGCAACACCACAGCGCACTGATGGGACCTGTTTACAACGGATACCGCTCAGACTTCAAACTGCATTCGGATGACATACGAGGGATCCAGGCATTATACG GAAAGCCAGAGAAGACTCCTCCATCCAGAAAGCCAAGTCACTCGGTGCCAGGAGTTATACCAGATCCTTGCAGGGCCACAGTGGATGCAGTAATGTTGG GTCCTTTGCGTAAGACGTATTTCTTCAGTGGTCAGTATGTGTGGACGGTGTCCAGCTCTGGCTACAACACTCCCATCCTGATCTCTGCGCTGTGGAAGGAGCTGCCAGGGAGCCTCAATGCAGCTGTTCACTCTCAGCGGACCAGCAAATCCTATTTTCTGAAAG AAGACAAAATATGGAGATACTCAGGCTTCAAACTTGACCATGGTTTCCCCAAACGCTTGACCAACATCCCTGCTAACATTGACTCAGCCTTGTACTTCAATAAGAACAGAAAAATTATCTTTTTCAAA GGCTCTGGATACTGGCAGTGGGATGAAATTGGCCCGTCAGACTTCAGTTCATATCCCAAACCTGTTGGACAACTCTTCCACGGGGCGCCCAGCAACActgatgctgcattcacatggacAGACGGACATATCTACTTGTTTAAAGGCACCCAGTACTGGCGTGTAAACCAGCACCACCGATCAGTGGAGAAGGCTCTGAGCACGGCCACACACTGGATGCAGTGTGACGACTGA
- the LOC119489261 gene encoding transmembrane protein 198-like, whose protein sequence is MDVTSLYVTEEPGAGLAEVDICTLEINIKYEIIPSIVCSVCLSFGLIYTFFGYRCFKMVMFFSGFMFSSAVVLLLYHKEPLLDAQLGSETKAGIGLGVGVLCGLMTMLVSTLGLIISGLQLGSLLSLAILVVVGQFYSLNPVWVPLTVVLVTSVVAALFTLQWQKLFTIIYTSVFGATTVMLGVDYLVGTFTLPDQVYDVFYQVAPRPFCWFNWAITGIWPVMGLIGVLVQWWFTAKGISHTEAAHKNQKKHAKKHSCRESRRRPQPYRQRRPPLLKRYAGDVLAPSYLQSLQERQNGTGSSTSSISTITHTLIDFDFETGSMVPLTAASPVYSF, encoded by the exons ATGGACGTCACTTCACTCTATGTTACTGAGGAGCCAGGAGCTGGCTTAGCTGAGGTGGACATATGCACGCTTGAGATTAATATCAAGTATGAAATCATCCCATCTATTGTCTGCTCTGTTTGCCTCTCATTCGGCCTCATCTACACCTTTTTCG GATACCGCTGCTTCAAGATGGTCATGTTCTTCTCTGGCTTCATGTTTAGCTCAGCAGTCGTTCTCCTGTTGTACCACAAGGAGCCCCTGTTGGATGCCCAGCTGGGGTCAGAGACAAAGGCGGGCATCGGCCTGGGCGTGGGCGTGCTCTGCGGGCTGATGACCATGCTGGTGTCCACGCTAGGACTCATCATCAGCGGCCTACAGCTGGGGAGCCTGCTTTCCCTCGCCATCCTGGTGGTCGTCGGACAGTTTTACAGCCTTAATCCAGTGTGGGTGCCTCTCACCGTTGTACTGGTCACCAGCGTTGTCGCTGCTCTCTTCACGCTCCAGTGGCAGAAACTGTTCACCATCATCTACACATCTGTATTTGGAGCGACAACTGTGATGCTGGGTGTGGATTACCTGGTGGGGACATTTACGCTGCCAGATCAAGTgtatgatgtgttttatcaagtCGCCCCACGTCCATTCTGCTGGTTTAACTGGGCGATCACTGGGATATGGCCTGTTATGGGTCTGATAGGTGTGTTGGTGCAATGGTGGTTTACTGCCAAAGGAATCTCACACACAGAAG CTGCACACAAAAACCAGAAGAAGCATGCCAAGAAGCACAGTTGTAGAGAGTCAAGGCGAAGACCTCAACCATACCGTCAGCGCAGGCCTCCACTGCTGAAACGCTACGCTGGGGACGTCCTGGCGCCG AGTTATCTCCAGAGCCTTCAGGAGCGCCAGAATGGAACAGGCTCGTCCAccagcagcatcagcaccatcaCACATACTCTGATTGACTTTGACTTTGAGACGGGCTCCATGGTGCCTCTGACCGCGGCGTCGCCGGTCTATTCATTCTGA
- the pym1 gene encoding partner of Y14 and mago: MATPYIQDDSGKYIASTQRPDGTWRKPRRVKDGYTPQEEVPVYENKYVKFFKSKPDLPPGMNPSEEGQTKQQQQKIPGSGDSETAGLSKAAKRNMKRKEKRKQQQHGDGDGDADVDSVTDAVENVSISESGESSNKTAAPVSVSSPDDSSAEKAKKIKNLKKKLRQVEELKQKVDSGEITEPTKDQLEKLGRVAALRDELQQLERDS, from the exons ATGGCGACCCCCTATATCCAAGATGATTCTG GGAAATACATCGCTTCCACTCAGCGACCTGATGGAACGTGGAGGAAGCCGCGGCGGGTGAAGGATGGTTATACCCCGCAGGAAGAAGTACCAGT CTATGAAAACAAGTATGTGAAGTTTTTCAAGAGCAAACCAGACCTGCCACCTGGAATGAACCCGTCCGAAGAAGGTCagacaaagcagcagcagcaaaagatCCCGGGTAGCGGGGACAGCGAGACAGCCGGTCTCTCAAAGGCTGCCAAACGCAACATGAAACGTAAAGAAAAAcgaaaacagcagcagcacgggGACGGGGACGGAGACGCGGACGTGGACTCGGTGACCGACGCTGTCGAGAACGTGTCCATTTCGGAGAGCGGCGAGTCTTCAAACAAGACGGCGGCGCCGGTTTCAGTCTCCTCTCCCGATGATTCCTCAGCAGAAAAGGCCAAGAAGATCAAAAACCTGAAAAAGAAGCTGCGGCAAGTTGAGGAATTGAAGCAGAAAGTGGActcgggggaaataacagagcCAACAAAGGATCAGTTGGAAAAGCTGGGTCGGGTTGCGGCCCTACGGGATGAGTTACAGCAGCTTGAGCGTGATTCTTGA